Proteins from a genomic interval of Rosa chinensis cultivar Old Blush chromosome 2, RchiOBHm-V2, whole genome shotgun sequence:
- the LOC121048849 gene encoding uncharacterized protein At4g29660 — MATYMWRKYADYVYTKWERMILWNMVEPYTRPKSFTPLVTIYVAAFYTGVVASAITEQLYKEKYWEDHPGHAVPLMKPKFYGGPWKVERGEVPAALPPP; from the exons ATGGCGACTTATATGTGGAGGAAATACGCAGACTACGTGTACACAAAATGGGAAAGAATGATTCTTTGGAACATGGTGGAGCCCTACACCAGGCCCAAATCGTTTACGCCTCTCGTCACCATCTACGTCGCCGCTTTCTACACTGGAGTCGTCGCCTCTGCCATCACTGAACAGCTCTACAAG GAAAAATACTGGGAAGATCATCCTGGCCATGCAGTCCCACTTATGAAGCCCAAGTTTTATGGAGGACCTTGGAAGGTAGAGAGAGGAGAGGTTCCGGCCGCTCTCCCACCCCCATAG
- the LOC112188591 gene encoding sucrose synthase, translating into MADPSSCAHCSIYERLDWTESVHRDEILAVLSRVESKGKGFVQPQQLVAEFEAIPEAFGEVSKNIQEAVVLSPYLALALRPRPGVWEHIRINMKTLEVEELPVAEYLKMKEELVDGSANGGFVLELDFEPFNASVPKPTLSKSIGNGVEYLNRHLSAKLFTEPESMHPVLLEFLRLHTHDGKNLMLNDNIEDVEELKHVLMDEVKKYLSSLAPGTPYEAFEHKLQDLGLERGWGNNAERVLQTIQLLLDLLDAPDACNLEKFISKIPLVFNVVIMSPHGYFAQDNVLGYPDTGGQVVYILDQVRALENEMLKRIKEQGLDITPRILIVTRLLPDAVGTTCGQRLERVYGTEYSDIIRVPFRTEKGIVRRWISRFEVWPYLETYTEDVATELLKEFQGKPDLIVGNYSDGNIVASLLAHKFDVTQCTIAHALEKTKYPDSDLYWKKLEDKYHFSCQFTADLIAMNQTDFIITSTFQEIAGSKDTVGQYETHIAFTMPGLYRVVNGIDCFDPKFNIVSPGADMDIYFPYTEKERRLTSFHPEIEELIYSQVENKEHLCVLNDRNKPIIFTMARLDRVKNITGLVEWYGKNAKLRELVNLVVVAGDRRKESKDNEEKAEMKKMYELIDTYKLNGQFRWISSQMNRVRNGELYRYIADTKGAFVQPAVYEAFGLTVVEAMTCGLPTFATCKGGPAEIIVNGKSGYHIDPYHGDKAAEILVDFFQKCKVDPSHWDKISQGGLKRIEEKYTWQIYSERLLTLTGVYGFWKRVSNLDEKRRYIEMLYALRYKKSVESVPLAEEE; encoded by the exons ATGGCCGATCCTTCTTCATGTGCTCATTGCAGCATCTATGAGAGGTTGGACTGGACTGAGTCTGTTCACCGTGATGAGATCTTGGCTGTGCTTTCGAGGGTTGAAAGCAAGGGCAAAGGGTTTGTCCAACCCCAGCAACTTGTTGCTGAGTTTGAAGCAATCCCTGAAGCATTTGGAGAAGTTTCAAAGAACATTCAGGAAGCTGTTGTTCTATCTCCATACCTAGCCCTCGCTCTTCGTCCAAGGCCCGGTGTTTGGGAACACATCCGAATCAACATGAAGACACTCGAGGTTGAGGAGTTGCCTGTGGCTGAGTACTTGAAGATGAAGGAGGAACTCGTCGATGGAAG TGCCAATGGAGGCTTTGTGCTGGAGTTGGACTTTGAGCCATTCaatgcttcagttcccaaacCAACTCTTTCCAAGTCCATTGGAAACGGCGTTGAGTACCTCAACCGCCACCTCTCTGCAAAGCTCTTCACTGAGCCGGAGAGCATGCATCCAGTGTTGCTCGAGTTTCTCCGCCTTCACACTCATGACGGCAAGAACCTGATGCTGAATGACAACATTGAGGATGTGGAAGAACTCAAACATGTTCTCATGGATGAGGTGAAGAAGTATCTCTCTTCACTAGCCCCCGGAACTCCATATGAAGCTTTCGAGCATAAGTTGCAAGATCTTGGCTTGGAGAGAGGTTGGGGAAACAATGCTGAGCGTGTGCTTCAAACGATCCAGCTGCTCTTGGACCTTCTTGACGCACCAGATGCTTGCAATCTCGAGAAATTCATCAGCAAGATCCCCTTGGTCTTTAATGTTGTGATCATGTCTCCCCATGGTTATTTTGCACAAGACAATGTCTTGGGATATCCTGACACTGGTGGCCAG gttgtttatatCTTGGATCAAGTGCGTGCTTTGGAGAATGAGATGCTTAAGCGTATCAAGGAACAAGGGCTTGATATCACCCCTCGCATTCTTATT GTTACAAGGCTCCTTCCTGATGCTGTCGGGACTACTTGCGGTCAGCGTCTTGAGAGGGTGTATGGAACTGAATATTCGGATATTATCCGTGTTCCTTTCAGAACAGAGAAGGGAATTGTCCGTAGATGGATCTCAAGATTTGAAGTCTGGCCATATCTAGAGACTTACACTGAG GATGTTGCAACTGAACTTCTCAAGGAGTTCCAGGGCAAGCCTGATCTTATCGTCGGAAACTACAGTGATGGAAACATTGTGGCCTCATTGTTGGCACACAAATTTGATGTTACTCAGTGCACCATTGCTCATGCCTTGGAGAAGACAAAGTACCCTGATTCTGACTTGTACTGGAAGAAACTTGAGGACAAGTACCACTTCTCTTGCCAGTTCACAGCTGATCTCATTGCCATGAACCAGACCGATTTCATTATCACAAGTACCTTCCAAGAGATTGCTGGAAGCAAAGACACTGTTGGTCAATATGAGACTCACATTGCGTTCACAATGCCTGGCCTCTACCGCGTTGTCAATGGTATAGATTGCTTCGATCCCAAGTTCAACATTGTTTCCCCAGGAGCTGACATGGACATTTACTTCCCGTACACTGAGAAGGAAAGACGGTTGACATCATTCCACCCCGAAATTGAAGAGCTCATCTACAGCCAAGTTGAGAATAAGGAACACTTGTGTGTCTTGAATGACAGGAACAAGCCTATCATCTTCACAATGGCAAGGCTTGACCGTGTGAAGAACATCACCGGGCTTGTGGAATGGTATGGCAAGAATGCCAAGCTTAGGGAGTTGGTTAACCTTGTGGTTGTGGCTGGGGATCGGCGAAAGGAGTCCAAGGACAACGAGGAGAAGGCTGAGATGAAGAAGATGTACGAGCTCATTGACACCTACAAGTTGAATGGACAGTTCAGATGGATTTCTTCTCAGATGAACCGCGTGAGGAACGGTGAGCTCTACCGCTATATTGCTGACACTAAAGGAGCTTTTGTGCAACCTGCTGTCTATGAAGCCTTTGGCTTGACTGTTGTGGAGGCCATGACTTGTGGATTGCCTACCTTTGCTACTTGCAAAGGCGGCCCGGCTGAGATTATTGTGAATGGCAAATCCGGCTACCACATTGATCCATATCATGGTGACAAAGCTGCTGAGATCCTTGTTGACTTCTTTCAGAAGTGCAAGGTTGATCCTTCTCACTGGGACAAGATCTCCCAAGGAGGCTTGAAGCGTATCGAAGAGAA GTATACTTGGCAGATTTACTCTGAGAGGCTGCTGACCCTGACCGGAGTTTATGGCTTCTGGAAGCGTGTTTCTAACCTTGACGAGAAGCGTCGCTACATAGAAATGTTGTATGCCCTCCGGTATAAGAAATCGGTTGAGTCTGTTCCTCTTGCTGAAGAAGAGTGA
- the LOC112190721 gene encoding thioredoxin-like 2, chloroplastic has translation MADVVRLQFHSLRFSSSLLTSLNSLQPGLFVNQNPFRRAYALSDSSLARFAYRPRKQLVHFKVQAAVTETDQPKWWERSVPNMIDIHSTQEFLSALGQAGDRLVIVEFYGTWCGSCRALFPKLCRTAEDHPEILFLKVNFDENKPMCKSMNVKVLPYFHFYRGSEGQLESFSCSLAKFQKIKDAIELHNTARCSIGPPKGVGDLKLEPSLVQKDRPSESASA, from the exons ATGGCTGATGTTGTTCGATTACAATTCCATTCGCTTCGGTTCTCTTCGTCTCTGCTCACCTCTTTGAATTCTCTGCAACCGGGTCTCTTTGTTAACCAAAACCCATTTAGGAGGGCCTATGCTCTCTCTGATTCTTCCCTTGCTCGCTTTGCTTACAGACCCAGAAAGCAGTTGGTACATTTCAAG GTACAGGCCGCTGTCACTGAAACAGACCAGCCAAAATGGTGGGAAAGAAGTGTTCCGAATATGATTGACATACATTCTACTCAAGAATTCTTGAGTGCTTTAGGTCAAGCCGGAGATAGATTAGTTATTGTAGAATTCTACGGCACTTGGTGTGGTTCTTGCCGTGCATTATTTCCTAAG CTCTGCAGAACAGCTGAGGATCACCCTGAGATTCTATTCCTGAAAGTGAATTTTGATGAGAATAAGCCAATGTGCAAGAGTATGAACGTGAAGGTCCTTCCCTATTTCCACTTTTACCGTGGATCTGAGGGACAGCTGGAATCCTTTTCATGTTCACTTGCTAAG TTCCAGAAAATAAAGGATGCTATTGAATTACACAACACTGCTCGTTGCAGCATCGGCCCTCCAAAGGGTGTTGGAGATCTTAAACTTGAACCTTCCTTGGTTCAGAAGGACAGACCCTCAGAATCTGCTTCAGCATAG
- the LOC112186753 gene encoding uncharacterized protein LOC112186753 — protein sequence MLNANLLWPGTFAFAEWLIQNRPLIEGQHCIELGRWPLCSQIQSSGVDNSGKTRIVLTINGEDTSLVTPTLGFNINTLTYQNSNFNGETRGIRKC from the exons ATG CTGAATGCCAATTTACTCTGGCCAGGGACATTTGCATTTGCAGAATGGTTAATTCAAAACAGGCCATTGATTGAGGGACAGCATTGTATTGAACTGGGCAG ATGGCCCCTGTGTTCGCAAATTCAATCAAG TGGGGTTGACAATTCGGGCAAGACTAGGATTGTGCTCACGATTAATGGGGAGGACACCAGCCTTGTCACTCCCACTCTCGGCTTCAACATCAACACCCTCACTTACCAAAA CTCCAACTTCAATGGGGAAACAAGAGGCATCCGTAAGTGTTGA
- the LOC112186752 gene encoding ectonucleotide pyrophosphatase/phosphodiesterase family member 3: MAFLLQQGPPTIVFISLLLITCIALSAAAAFATTTTSIDSKARPLAKLNHPVVILVSSDGFRFGYQFKTPTPNIHRLIANGTEAETGLIPVFPTVTFPNHYSIVTGLYPAHHGIINNHFVDPYTGEFFNMGSHEPKWWLGEPLWETVVNHGLKAATYFWPGAEVKKGSWTCPKKYCQQYNSSVPFEERVDTTLGFFDLPSSEIPYFMTLYFEDPDHQGDQVGPDDPEITEAVANIDRMIGRLIEGLEKRGVFEDVTIIMLGDHGMVGTCDTKLIFLEDLASWIEIPASWVQSYTPLLAIRPPAGVDTADVVAKMNEGLSSGKVKNGKQLKMYLKEKLPRRLHYAASDRIPPVIGLVEEGFKIEQKSSKRQECGGAHGYDNAVFSMRTIFIGHGPQFARGRKVPSFENVQIYNLVTKILNIQGAPNNGSESFPKSILLPSA, from the coding sequence ATGGCCTTTCTTCTGCAACAGGGGCCACCCACCATCGTCTTCATCTCTCTATTACTCATCACCTGCATAGCTCTCTCTGCTGCAGCAGCTTTCGCTACCACCACCACTTCAATCGACTCAAAGGCTCGGCCTTTAGCCAAGTTGAACCATCCGGTGGTGATCTTGGTCTCCTCAGATGGGTTTAGATTTGGTTATCAATTCAAGACCCCAACTCCAAATATTCATCGTCTCATAGCAAATGGGACTGAAGCCGAAACGGGTCTGATTCCGGTCTTCCCAACTGTTACTTTTCCTAATCACTACTCTATTGTCACAGGTCTTTACCCAGCTCACCATGGAATCATCAACAACCACTTTGTGGATCCCTACACTGGGGAGTTCTTCAATATGGGAAGCCATGAGCCCAAGTGGTGGCTCGGCGAGCCGCTGTGGGAGACTGTGGTGAACCATGGTTTGAAGGCTGCTACGTATTTCTGGCCGGGTGCTGAGGTAAAGAAAGGTTCTTGGACTTGCCCTAAAAAGTATTGTCAACAGTATAATAGTTCTGTTCCTTTTGAGGAGCGGGTTGATACTACTCTAGGGTTCTTTGATTTGCCTAGTAGTGAGATACCTTATTTTATGACACTGTATTTTGAGGACCCTGATCATCAGGGCGACCAGGTTGGGCCTGATGATCCCGAGATTACTGAGGCTGTTGCCAACATTGATAGGATGATTGGGAGGTTGATTGAGGGTTTGGAGAAAAGAGGGGTTTTCGAGGATGTGACGATTATTATGCTGGGTGATCATGGGATGGTTGGTACTTGTGATACGAAGTTGATTTTCCTGGAGGATCTGGCCTCTTGGATTGAAATTCCAGCGAGTTGGGTCCAGTCGTATACTCCATTGCTTGCAATTCGTCCGCCCGCAGGAGTTGATACTGCAGATGTCGTGGCTAAGATGAATGAAGGTTTGAGTTCGGGGAAGGTTAAGAATGGGAAGCAATTGAAAATGTATCTCAAGGAGAAGCTTCCTAGGCGGTTACATTATGCAGCGAGTGATCGAATTCCTCCGGTTATAGGGTTGGTCGAAGAGGGGTTTAAGATAGAACAGAAGAGCTCAAAGAGGCAAGAATGTGGAGGAGCACATGGTTATGATAATGCTGTGTTTTCCATGAGGACGATATTCATTGGCCATGGTCCTCAGTTTGCAAGAGGGCGCAAGGTTCCTAGTTTTGAAAATGTCCAGATATACAACTTGGTCACTAAGATTCTCAATATCCAGGGTGCACCTAACAATGGATCTGAATCATTTCCAAAGTCTATTCTTTTGCCTAGTGCTTAG